A genome region from Vicia villosa cultivar HV-30 ecotype Madison, WI unplaced genomic scaffold, Vvil1.0 ctg.000163F_1_1, whole genome shotgun sequence includes the following:
- the LOC131624856 gene encoding uncharacterized protein LOC131624856: MEGSTEDLGAPESWEVADLDDSMNRLNLLVTSSKDSKAHDHTDAASPHLPSASSPATGDKVFDDAVNQVDQFLREAIQNPRERLSVLRMEQDVLNFIQDPNRQQIEFNQLPTSYLRLAAHRVAQHYSLQSMVLLDNNSLPDGSGSRIIVRKTAECKLPVIRLADIPVKLPSENNAVMKVAIKSRPQKQTHVLNSANSNSGKKNNSKSVEERKEEYNRARARIFSSSNNGGTVIGKPECETRQLDNSLHGSSGFTRGEDRNASVSDVSSSRGVVGSSTNTGRGLVESSTYASRGLVESSTNISRGLVESTNTSKARSRTEKESVARYRQSNRVAIFRDREIDRKDPDYDRSYDRYMQRFDPGFGFNGGSYPIQPMYAPVLNYNTEFPQLGSPHGPQRSAEHQPRPLPQHISGQHISGQHISGQHISGTWVAQSTPAGIGYGHPETMMSPFNHNQVGAHSSSTMYLHSPQYPCQHPGMPFIHPEHIHQPFAQSHQPPPEANFGLARPR, encoded by the exons ATGGAGGGCTCTACAGAGGATCTAGGAGCCCCGGAGTCATGGGAAGTTGCCGATTTGGATGACTCCATGAACCGCTTGAACCTTTTGGTAACGTCCAGCAAAGATTCCAAGGCTCACGACCACACCGACGCTGCTTCGCCACATCTTCCTTCTGCTTCTTCTCCCGCCACTGGGGATAAGGTCTTCGATGATGCCGTTAATCAGGTTGATCAGTTCCTTCGTGAAGCAATTCAAAACCCTCGTGAACGCCTTTCAG TTTTACGGATGGAGCaagatgttttgaattttattcaagATCCTAATCGACAGCAGATTGAGTTTAATCAGCTTCCAACATCCTATTTAAGGTTGGCTGCACACCGGGTGGCTCAGCATTATTCATTGCAGTCGATGGTTTTACTGGATAATAATAGTTTACCGGATGGTTCTGGGTCAAGGATTATTGTTCGCAAAACTGCTGAATGTAAGCTTCCTGTTATTCGCCTTGCAGATATCCCAGTAAAATTGCCATCAGAAAACAATGCTGTAATGAAGGTTGCAATCAAATCAAGGCCACAAAAGCAAACACACGTTCTTAACAGTGCAAATTCAAACTCAGGGAAGAAAAACAACTCTAAAAGTGTggaagagagaaaagaggagTATAATAGAGCTCGTGCTAGGATCTTTAGCTCAAGTAATAATGGTGGTACAGTGATTGGGAAGCCAGAATGTGAAACAAGGCAGCTGGATAACTCATTACATGGTTCCTCTGGGTTTACTCGTGGGGAAGATAGAAATGCTTCCGTATCTGATGTTAGTTCCAGTAGGGGGGTGGTTGGTTCTTCAACTAATACCGGTAGGGGGCTGGTTGAGTCTTCAACATATGCCAGTAGGGGGCTTGTTGAATCTTCAACTAATATCAGTAGGGGACTGGTTGAATCAACTAATACCAGTAAGGCTAGAAGTAGGACAGAGAAGGAGTCAGTTGCTAGGTACAGGCAAAGTAACAGGGTGGCCATATTCCGGGACCGTGAAATTGACCGCAAGGATCCTGATTATGACAGAAGCTATGATAG GTATATGCAAAGATTTGATCCTGGGTTTGGATTCAATGGTGGATCATACCCAATTCAGCCGATGTATGCACCGGTATTGAATTACAATACTGAGTTTCCACAGCTTGGATCCCCTCATGGCCCCCAACGATCCGCCGAACACCAACCACGGCCTCTTCCGCAACATATATCTGGGCAACATATATCTGGGCAGCATATATCAGGGCAACATATATCAGGAACTTGGGTTGCACAGTCAACACCTGCTGGAATTGGATATGGGCATCCAGAGACCATGATGTCACCATTTAATCATAATCAAGTTGGTGCACACTCTTCATCAACCATGTATTTGCATTCACCTCAGTATCCCTGTCAGCACCCTGGAATGCCTTTTATCCATCCTGAACATATTCACCAGCCCTTTGCACAG TCTCATCAACCACCACCTGAAGCAAATTTTGGATTGGCCCGGCCCCGATGA
- the LOC131624831 gene encoding uncharacterized protein LOC131624831: MSWWSGFFELRPLFHLLLPLSIHWIAEEMTVSVLVDVTTTSLCPQQSTCSKVIYINGLQQTIVGIFKMVVLPLLGQLSDEHGRKPLLLVTMSTTIIPFALLAWNQSEEFVYAYYVTRTFSYIISQGSIFCISVAYVADVVNENKRAAVFSWITGLFSASHVLGNVLARFLPQNYIFVVSIALLTFCPIYMHIFLDETVKMNPRKNHEIGFGNKVVSVVKRRYKSMRTAAEIVIFSPTLRGMALVSFFYEMGMSAITSVLLYYLKAVFGFNKNQFSELLMMVGIGSIFSQIVLLPILNPLVGEKVILCSALLASIAYAWLSGLAWAPWVPYLSASFGIIYVLVKPSTYAIISKASSSTNQGKAQTFIAGAQSISDLLSPIAMSPLTSLFLSSSAPFECKGFSIICASVCMMISLVFACMLNPNPHSSNGLEENPEDPLLNYS, from the exons ATGTCGTGGTGGAGCGGTTTCTTTGAGCTAAGGCCTTTATTTCACTTGCTACTTCCACTCAGCATCCATTGGATTGCTGAAGAAATGACAGTTTCTGTTCTTGTTGATGTTACAACCACTTCTTTGTGTCCTCAACAATCAACTTGCTCCAAAGTCATCTACATCAATGGCCTTCAACAAACG aTTGTTGGAATTTTCAAGATGGTGGTTCTTCCACTTCTAGGCCAGCTTTCCGACGAACACGGCCGCAAGCCTTTACTCCTTGTTACCATGTCCACAACTATAATTCCTTTTG CTTTACTTGCTTGGAATCAATCCGAGGAATTCGTATACGCCTACTACGTGACTCGAACATTTTCATACATAATCAGTCAAGGGAGTATTTTCTGCATTTCTGTCGCATATGTAGCAGATGTTGTTAACGAAAACAAAAGAGCAGCGGTATTTAGTTGGATCACTGGTCTGTTTTCCGCTTCACATGTTCTCGGGAACGTCCTGGCTCGATTTCTTCCTCAAAACTACATTTTCGTG GTTTCAATAGCGCTATTGACCTTTTGTCCAATTTACATGCATATTTTCCTAGATGAAACTGTGAAAATGAATCCAAGAAAGAATCATGAGATAGGCTTTGGTAATAAAGTCGTTAGCGTTGTTAAACGAAGATACAAATCTATGAGAACTGCCGCAGAAATAGTAATCTTCAGTCCAACATTAAGAGGCATGGCTCTTGTCTCTTTCTTTTATGAGATGGGAATGTCTGCCATAACCAGTGTTTTGCTG TACTATTTGAAAGCTGTTTTCGGTTTTAACAAAAATCAGTTCTCAGAACTTTTGATGATGGTCGGAATCGGTTCAATCTTTTCTCAG ATTGTGTTGCTTCCAATACTGAATCCTTTGGTTGGAGAAAAAGTGATTCTATGTTCTGCCTTACTTGCATCAATAGCATAT GCTTGGCTTTCTGGTTTAGCATGGGCCCCTTGG GTACCATACTTAAGTGCCTCATTTGGCATAATCTATGTCCTAGTGAAACCTTCT ACCTATGCTATTATTTCAAAAGCATCAAGCTCAACCAATCAGGGAAAAGCACAAACTTTTATTGCTGGTGCACAATCTATATCTGATTTACTATCACCAATTGCTATGAGTCCTTTGACTT CACTGTTTTTATCTAGCAGTGCTCCATTTGAATGTAAAGGTTTTAGCATTATATGTGCATCTGTATGCATG ATGATTTCTTTGGTTTTTGCTTGCATGTTAAATCCTAATCCTCATTCAAGTAATGGGTTGGAAGAAAACCCAGAAGACCCTCTTCTGAACTATAGCTGA